In Atribacteraceae bacterium, the following are encoded in one genomic region:
- a CDS encoding methylated-DNA--[protein]-cysteine S-methyltransferase — MKQFYDTFHAFIGPVTLVMEEEIVKGIFLLPESWDQYQLRGETELVHDPILLRGPVDQMREYFQGNRQVFSFPVFLEGPEFTRQVWHAVSKIPYGQTRSYAEIASVVGKPTACRAVGQANRRNPLPIVIPCHRVIGSKGQLVGFNGNHTDVKQLLLDHERKYRFSSVNQSHPRFSCSMPSAPPTG; from the coding sequence ATGAAACAATTTTATGATACCTTTCATGCTTTTATCGGACCGGTTACCTTGGTTATGGAGGAAGAGATAGTAAAGGGGATTTTCCTTCTCCCCGAAAGCTGGGACCAATACCAGCTAAGGGGCGAGACGGAGTTGGTGCATGACCCTATCCTTCTCCGGGGACCGGTGGATCAGATGCGAGAATATTTTCAGGGGAACCGGCAGGTGTTCTCTTTTCCCGTATTTCTTGAAGGACCTGAATTTACCAGGCAAGTCTGGCACGCTGTCTCCAAAATTCCCTACGGTCAAACCCGAAGCTACGCTGAGATTGCTTCTGTCGTAGGGAAGCCCACCGCCTGCCGGGCCGTGGGACAGGCCAACCGTAGAAACCCCCTGCCGATCGTGATTCCCTGTCACCGAGTGATCGGGAGTAAGGGCCAGCTCGTCGGGTTCAATGGCAACCATACCGACGTAAAGCAATTACTGCTGGATCACGAGAGAAAATACCGGTTCTCCTCTGTAAATCAATCCCATCCTCGATTTTCGTGCTCGATGCCGTCGGCCCCGCCGACGGGTTAA
- a CDS encoding C69 family dipeptidase, with protein sequence MCDTLVVLPEYKKTGITIFAKNSDREPNEPNIPTRVGRAEHKKGTVLRCTYITIDQVPLTYDIFMIKPSWMWGAEMGVNEHAVALGNEALFTRSRPGPPALTGMDLVRLALERSCTSREAVEVIVSLLERYGQGGNCGYSRKLRYDNSFLIADPSSAWLLETVGKYWATKRVNGCMAISNALILHDDYDECSANFWRKRNGELSDFKKTWEHALITRIARGEARRRFSAHFLKNHEEPLTAHQVMKFLRWHAPRDAEQLFRHRTYQSLCMHAGGPFSFQTTGSLVAEMDQSGARAWYTGSSLPCISLFKPFHFTTVSPAQQEKPGPLAQAAAFWMKREHFHRLILGKCFDNLDWFLAERDALEGELLKRSRVLQTVRQKEELLNYAFNQEQKMIGRAVAESESRPFSPQGGPMYRYYWAKQNRLLSRQPSTSGGK encoded by the coding sequence ATGTGCGATACGCTCGTTGTCTTGCCGGAATACAAAAAAACGGGAATTACGATCTTCGCCAAAAATAGCGACCGGGAACCGAACGAACCGAACATTCCTACCAGAGTCGGCCGCGCGGAACACAAAAAAGGAACCGTCCTGCGCTGCACCTACATCACGATCGACCAGGTCCCCCTCACTTATGATATCTTCATGATCAAGCCATCCTGGATGTGGGGCGCGGAAATGGGGGTAAACGAGCATGCAGTCGCCTTAGGCAACGAAGCGCTCTTTACCCGCTCACGCCCGGGACCACCGGCACTTACGGGCATGGACCTGGTCCGCCTGGCCCTGGAGCGTTCCTGTACTTCCCGGGAAGCGGTCGAGGTGATCGTCTCGCTTTTGGAGCGCTACGGTCAGGGAGGAAATTGCGGTTACAGCCGGAAACTGCGGTATGATAACTCATTTTTGATCGCCGATCCTTCATCGGCCTGGCTGCTGGAAACAGTTGGGAAATATTGGGCGACCAAGCGGGTCAATGGTTGCATGGCCATTTCCAACGCGCTCATCCTGCACGACGACTACGATGAATGCTCGGCGAATTTTTGGAGAAAAAGGAACGGAGAACTCTCCGACTTCAAGAAGACCTGGGAACATGCCCTGATTACCCGGATCGCCCGGGGAGAAGCCCGGCGACGGTTCAGCGCCCACTTCCTGAAAAATCACGAAGAACCGTTGACCGCACACCAGGTTATGAAGTTCCTGCGCTGGCATGCGCCCCGCGATGCGGAACAGCTCTTTCGGCACCGGACCTATCAGAGTCTGTGCATGCATGCCGGGGGGCCGTTCTCTTTTCAGACCACCGGCAGCCTGGTTGCCGAAATGGACCAATCGGGGGCCCGCGCCTGGTACACCGGTAGTTCTCTCCCCTGTATTTCTCTCTTTAAGCCCTTTCACTTTACCACCGTTTCCCCAGCCCAACAGGAAAAACCCGGTCCTCTGGCTCAAGCCGCGGCATTTTGGATGAAACGGGAACATTTTCACCGGTTAATTCTCGGGAAGTGTTTCGACAACCTGGATTGGTTTCTCGCCGAACGGGATGCCCTGGAAGGAGAATTGTTAAAACGTTCCCGGGTTTTGCAAACAGTCAGGCAAAAAGAAGAACTGCTGAACTATGCCTTTAATCAGGAGCAGAAAATGATCGGACGAGCTGTTGCCGAATCCGAGTCGAGGCCCTTTTCCCCCCAGGGGGGTCCAATGTACCGTTACTACTGGGCAAAACAGAACCGCCTCCTCTCCAGGCAACCCAGCACAAGCGGCGGGAAGTGA
- a CDS encoding ParA family protein — MRIIAVANQKGGVAKTTTCINLGASLAQYSRRILIVDMDPQAHSTLGLGLEPHEFDRTILNVLEPPRSPYHMELKDIIVQTKTPNLYVAPSNIDLAGEEYRLIDKLGREDFLNSGIQRSQLPFDYILIDCPPSLGILTINSLKAAREVIVTIQPHYFALRGIEEFMETIELMQQNLKHDLDVYVLITIADVQTKLYQEVIKALGAYFENKLFRTVIRKNIAIAESSSYGVPVIEFEPQSTGAQNYLSLAKEVIELEKEKPKEGLFRKN; from the coding sequence ATGCGGATTATTGCGGTAGCCAATCAGAAGGGAGGGGTCGCGAAAACAACAACCTGTATCAACCTGGGAGCTTCTCTGGCTCAATATTCCAGACGTATTTTGATCGTCGACATGGATCCGCAAGCCCATTCCACCCTGGGACTGGGACTGGAACCCCATGAATTCGACCGCACGATACTCAACGTTTTGGAACCTCCCCGTAGTCCATATCATATGGAACTCAAAGATATCATCGTTCAGACCAAAACCCCCAATCTTTATGTGGCCCCCTCCAATATCGACCTGGCGGGAGAAGAATACCGCCTGATTGACAAGCTGGGTCGGGAGGATTTTCTCAACTCCGGAATTCAGCGCAGTCAACTCCCTTTTGATTATATTCTGATTGATTGCCCGCCTTCTCTGGGGATTTTGACCATAAATTCGCTCAAGGCTGCCCGGGAAGTGATCGTTACGATTCAGCCGCACTATTTCGCCCTGCGGGGGATCGAAGAGTTTATGGAAACCATTGAACTCATGCAGCAGAATCTTAAACACGATTTGGATGTTTATGTCCTGATCACCATTGCCGATGTCCAAACCAAACTTTATCAGGAAGTGATCAAGGCTTTGGGTGCTTATTTTGAAAACAAACTTTTCAGGACGGTGATCCGCAAAAATATTGCCATTGCCGAATCGTCCAGTTATGGTGTGCCGGTTATCGAATTTGAACCTCAATCAACCGGGGCTCAAAACTATCTTTCTCTGGCCAAAGAGGTGATTGAACTTGAAAAAGAAAAGCCTAAAGAGGGGCTTTTCCGAAAGAATTGA
- a CDS encoding TGS domain-containing protein, with the protein MLSVIPKHKGTEKMQADIKHRISKLKKTAPDGKTQRGKTFDPFLVEKAGGAQLAVIGPPNTGKSTLLHCLTNARPEIGAYPYTTRIPTPGMMLYEDVQIQLIDFPPIGFPEIEGNFGSALRRVNAALVVIDVQNERILEDFEVVLSALKNSKISLEKPPLPTSSWHPLQSLALANKCETELDQEVLGIFRDFYGKRFEILGCSFKTNPDHIEELRGKIFQLSNIIRVYSKPPGQPVDLSRPFVLRKGSSVYDLAKSIHKDIAGHLRGARVWGSGKFDGQMVPIEHVLADRDLVELIS; encoded by the coding sequence ATGCTTTCGGTTATTCCCAAGCACAAGGGAACCGAGAAAATGCAGGCGGACATCAAACACCGGATTTCCAAACTTAAAAAAACGGCCCCGGATGGGAAAACCCAACGGGGAAAGACATTTGACCCCTTTTTGGTGGAAAAAGCCGGCGGAGCGCAGTTGGCCGTGATCGGACCGCCCAACACCGGCAAGTCGACACTCTTGCATTGCCTGACCAACGCCCGGCCGGAAATCGGAGCGTACCCCTACACCACACGCATCCCCACTCCTGGGATGATGCTGTACGAGGATGTCCAGATTCAACTGATCGATTTTCCTCCGATTGGCTTCCCGGAAATCGAGGGGAACTTTGGAAGTGCGTTGCGCCGGGTCAATGCCGCCCTAGTGGTGATCGATGTCCAAAACGAAAGGATCCTGGAAGATTTCGAAGTCGTGCTGAGCGCTCTGAAAAACAGCAAAATCTCCCTCGAAAAGCCACCGCTCCCAACATCTTCCTGGCACCCGCTCCAGTCCCTGGCTCTGGCCAACAAGTGCGAAACCGAACTGGATCAGGAGGTATTGGGCATATTCCGCGATTTTTATGGGAAACGCTTCGAAATCCTGGGGTGTTCCTTTAAAACGAACCCCGACCATATTGAAGAGCTCAGGGGAAAGATCTTCCAATTGAGCAATATCATTCGGGTCTACAGCAAGCCTCCCGGCCAGCCAGTTGACCTCTCCAGGCCTTTTGTTCTCCGGAAGGGCTCCAGCGTTTATGACCTAGCCAAATCCATCCATAAGGACATCGCCGGTCATTTGCGGGGGGCCCGGGTTTGGGGCTCTGGAAAATTTGACGGTCAAATGGTGCCCATCGAACACGTACTGGCCGATCGGGACCTGGTCGAACTTATTTCCTGA
- a CDS encoding ABC transporter ATP-binding protein — translation METLLAVENLWVSYGVVEALRGVTIELSRGDIVAVLGANGAGKTTLLKTISGLLVSRQGHIYLRGKDIHSYLPFQLVGLGVAHVPEGRRVFATLTVEENLTLGAYGVRNLPAGREVVKTREWIFKLFPILRERRRQFAGTLSGGEQQMLAIARALISKPQILLMDEPSLGLAPRIVQEIFRVIRAIHEEENVSILLVEQNARKALAVSRYAYILETGRIPIQGESNSLKDDERVRAAYLGGSRLRKQ, via the coding sequence AGTGGAAAACCTCTGGGTTTCCTATGGGGTGGTCGAAGCCCTGCGGGGGGTAACCATTGAGCTTTCGCGGGGCGATATCGTCGCGGTCCTGGGTGCCAACGGAGCGGGAAAAACCACGCTCCTGAAGACCATTTCCGGTTTGTTGGTCAGCCGGCAGGGACATATTTACCTGCGGGGGAAAGACATTCATTCATACCTTCCTTTTCAATTGGTTGGGTTGGGGGTCGCCCACGTTCCGGAAGGCCGCCGAGTTTTTGCCACCTTGACCGTGGAGGAAAACCTAACCCTGGGAGCCTATGGAGTGAGGAATCTTCCAGCGGGGAGAGAGGTTGTCAAGACCCGGGAGTGGATTTTCAAACTCTTTCCCATCCTGCGGGAACGGCGTCGTCAGTTTGCGGGGACCCTGTCCGGGGGGGAACAACAGATGCTGGCTATTGCCCGGGCCCTGATTTCGAAGCCACAGATTCTCCTGATGGATGAGCCTTCCCTGGGTCTGGCTCCCCGTATCGTCCAGGAAATCTTCCGGGTGATTCGCGCCATCCACGAGGAAGAGAACGTGTCCATACTCCTGGTCGAACAGAACGCCCGTAAAGCGCTGGCCGTCTCCCGCTATGCTTATATCCTGGAGACCGGACGCATACCCATCCAGGGAGAATCCAACTCCCTCAAGGACGACGAACGGGTTCGTGCCGCCTATCTGGGTGGTTCCCGACTCAGGAAACAATAA
- a CDS encoding ATP-dependent 6-phosphofructokinase, which yields MARKVGLLTGGGDAPGLNAVIRAVVTSGIKKGFEMIGFLRGWKGPLKGDTVLLTLDDVYDIHRQGGTILNSSRTNPFKIDKGPETIFENLKKHDVYCLVVIGGDDTLGVAQKLHEMGMPVVGVPKTIDNDVNATDFTFGFDTSVNIDMESLDRLHTTAASHERVLVVEIMGRNAGWIALNSGVAGGAHFILIPEFPYPLDELCAAICKRYESGKRYALIAAAEGFNDPVLEKYMKFEEKDAFGHVILSKGMGIVQALAKYIEEKTGLESRYMVIGHLQRGGEPFAFDRVLGTRFGLRAMDLVESEEFGFMVSLRGDEIVKVPLSAALGVLKKVPLERYEEIKLFFG from the coding sequence ATGGCACGAAAGGTTGGTCTCCTCACAGGAGGGGGGGATGCACCGGGGTTAAACGCGGTGATTCGCGCTGTGGTGACGTCAGGAATTAAAAAGGGATTTGAGATGATCGGTTTCCTGCGGGGCTGGAAAGGGCCTCTCAAGGGAGACACCGTTTTGTTGACCCTGGATGATGTGTATGACATTCATCGCCAGGGTGGGACTATCCTGAATAGTTCCCGGACCAATCCCTTCAAAATCGACAAGGGTCCGGAAACGATTTTCGAAAATTTGAAAAAGCACGACGTCTATTGTCTGGTGGTCATCGGTGGAGACGATACCTTGGGAGTTGCCCAGAAGCTCCATGAGATGGGGATGCCGGTGGTGGGTGTTCCCAAGACCATCGACAACGATGTAAACGCCACCGATTTTACCTTCGGCTTCGATACCTCAGTGAACATAGACATGGAATCGCTCGACCGTCTTCATACCACCGCCGCTTCTCACGAGCGGGTGCTGGTGGTGGAAATCATGGGACGGAACGCCGGATGGATCGCTTTAAACAGTGGTGTGGCTGGGGGAGCACATTTCATCCTAATTCCGGAATTTCCCTATCCCTTGGACGAACTGTGCGCAGCGATCTGCAAGCGCTATGAAAGCGGGAAGCGATATGCCCTGATTGCCGCGGCGGAAGGCTTCAATGATCCGGTCCTGGAGAAATACATGAAGTTTGAAGAAAAAGACGCCTTTGGCCATGTGATCTTGAGTAAGGGGATGGGGATTGTTCAAGCGCTGGCCAAGTACATCGAGGAAAAAACCGGCTTGGAGTCGCGGTATATGGTTATAGGTCATTTACAAAGGGGTGGGGAACCTTTTGCCTTTGACCGGGTTTTGGGAACTCGTTTCGGTCTTCGGGCCATGGACCTGGTGGAGAGCGAGGAATTTGGATTCATGGTCTCCCTGCGGGGTGATGAAATTGTCAAAGTGCCTCTTTCCGCTGCTCTCGGAGTGTTGAAAAAGGTTCCCCTTGAACGTTACGAAGAAATCAAGCTCTTTTTTGGATAA
- the ftsZ gene encoding cell division protein FtsZ, with translation MKKKSLKRGFSERIDFKRELIRDTTQGIPADVDRDPPPVEKKPASRASTKKSAEKTKKKQPEERLAIIKVVGIGGGGNNAVNEMINAGLAGVDLVAINTDIQSLKKSLAPEKIQIGIGLTRGLGTGGNPKIGEEAAKHDRDALMGMLENADLVFITACMGGGTGTGASPVIAELARESGALTIGIVTKPFQFEGTKRKAQAEEGIEKLRGVVDALIVIPNERLLQTARRETSFQEAFKSADYILFQAVRGITDLISSAQDINLDLADLRTVLTGAGTVLIGIGHGRGKEKAKHAAEEAIFSPLLEISIKGALSVLLNITSGPDMTLHEVTEIMECVRGSAGTETDVLWGSRTDQNLSNEVVVTVIATRFQNNEEANGEPSGEFDEVIDPGILFGDVLEIPAFLRDGKKKPAGNPPVLDEKSQGGNAFPFFRRMKGE, from the coding sequence TTGAAAAAGAAAAGCCTAAAGAGGGGCTTTTCCGAAAGAATTGATTTTAAACGGGAATTGATTCGGGACACCACACAGGGTATTCCTGCTGATGTGGACCGGGATCCCCCGCCTGTGGAAAAAAAACCGGCCAGCCGAGCGAGCACCAAAAAGTCGGCTGAGAAGACCAAAAAAAAGCAACCGGAAGAGCGCCTGGCGATTATTAAGGTCGTTGGGATCGGTGGAGGAGGAAATAACGCGGTCAATGAAATGATCAATGCCGGTCTTGCTGGAGTGGACCTGGTGGCGATAAATACGGATATACAATCCTTAAAAAAATCTCTCGCTCCAGAGAAGATTCAGATCGGAATCGGTTTGACCAGAGGCCTGGGAACCGGAGGAAACCCCAAAATCGGTGAGGAAGCGGCCAAGCATGACCGTGACGCCTTAATGGGAATGCTTGAAAATGCCGACCTTGTCTTCATTACCGCTTGTATGGGTGGCGGAACGGGAACCGGAGCCTCACCGGTTATCGCTGAGCTGGCCCGGGAATCGGGAGCTCTGACGATCGGCATAGTGACCAAACCTTTCCAATTTGAAGGGACCAAACGGAAGGCCCAGGCTGAAGAGGGAATTGAGAAATTACGCGGGGTCGTGGACGCCTTGATCGTTATCCCCAATGAACGACTCCTTCAAACTGCCCGGAGGGAGACCTCTTTCCAGGAGGCTTTCAAGTCGGCCGACTATATACTTTTTCAAGCGGTGCGGGGAATCACTGACCTGATTTCCTCCGCTCAGGATATCAATTTGGATTTGGCCGACCTGAGGACTGTACTCACCGGAGCAGGGACGGTTTTGATTGGGATCGGGCATGGACGAGGGAAAGAAAAAGCCAAGCATGCCGCGGAAGAGGCCATCTTCAGTCCGCTATTGGAAATTTCCATTAAGGGAGCCCTCTCGGTTCTCCTGAATATTACCAGTGGTCCGGACATGACCCTTCACGAGGTCACCGAAATCATGGAATGTGTACGAGGATCTGCAGGAACTGAAACCGATGTTTTATGGGGTAGCCGGACAGACCAGAACCTGTCCAATGAAGTGGTCGTGACCGTGATCGCCACCCGTTTTCAGAATAACGAGGAGGCCAACGGGGAGCCTTCTGGTGAATTCGATGAGGTGATCGATCCAGGAATTCTCTTTGGAGATGTTCTGGAAATACCCGCTTTTTTACGGGATGGGAAGAAGAAACCGGCGGGAAATCCTCCGGTGCTGGATGAAAAATCTCAGGGAGGGAATGCCTTTCCGTTTTTCCGAAGAATGAAGGGAGAATAA